A region from the Panicum hallii strain FIL2 chromosome 1, PHallii_v3.1, whole genome shotgun sequence genome encodes:
- the LOC112877706 gene encoding cytochrome P450 714C2, producing MEVVPVPGVAAGDHLPCAGAMAALALLLCAFIYAAWLSPAATRRRLRRAGFDGPRPSFPFGNLPEITATTMAAANSSTSTKTTLPLLPASPSSTISDVHAAVFPYFARWRQAFGKVFVYWLGTEPFLYVADPDFLKAATAGALGKRWGKPDVFRRDRMPMFGRGLVMAEGDEWARHRNIIAPAFSATNLNHMIGVMQRTTAGMLARWADAVVAGQSVIDVEAGIVRNAAEIIAKASFGMDDDDEAGARVFHKLQAMQAMLFQSNRLVGVPLARLLHVRKTYEAWKLGREIDALLMEIIDARRRRQGRSGGSSNNKDLLSLLLAGSGSESSEERRLTTREVVDECKTFFFGGHETTALALSWTLLMLAAHPEWQEALREEVLAAGAGGEGPLDAASLGRLTKMGWVMSEVLRLYPPSPNVQRQALEDISSSSGVVVPRGTNMWVDVVAMHRDPALWGEDAHEFRPERFARDPVQGGCRQRMGFLPFGFGGRICVGRNLTAMEYRVVLAMLLRRFRLEVAPEYRHAPRVMLSLRPAAGIQLRLTPIIH from the coding sequence atggaGGTCGTCCCAGTCCCAGGGGTGGCCGCCGGCGATCATCTGCCGTGCGCCGGCGCCATGGCCGCGCTCGCCCTCCTCCTCTGCGCCTTCATCTACGCCGCCTGGctctcgccggccgccaccaggcgccgcctccgccgtgcCGGATTCGACGGGCCCAGGCCCTCCTTCCCCTTCGGCAACCTGCCCGAGATCACCGCCACCACGATGGCCGCCGCCAACAGCAGCACCAGCACCAAAACAACACTGCCGCTGCTGCCTGCTTCCCCCTCCTCCACCATCAGCGACGTCCACGCCGCCGTATTCCCCTACTTCGCCCGCTGGCGCCAGGCCTTCGGCAAGGTCTTCGTCTACTGGCTGGGCACGGAGCCCTTCCTGTACGTGGCCGACCCGGACTTCCTCAaggccgccaccgccggcgcgcTCGGCAAGCGCTGGGGGAAGCCCGACGTCTTCCGCCGCGACCGGATGCCCATGTTCGGCAGGGGGCTCGTCATGGCCGAGGGCGACGAGTGGGCGCGCCACCGCAACATCATCGCGCCCGCATTCTCCGCCACCAACCTCAACCACATGATCGGGGTCATGCAGCGGACCACCGCCGGGATGCTCGCGCGCTGGGCCGACGCCGTGGTCGCCGGCCAGAGCGTCATCGACGTCGAGGCCGGCATCGTCCGGAACGCAGCCGAGATCATCGCCAAGGCCAGCTTCGGcatggacgacgacgacgaggccggCGCGCGGGTGTTCCACAAGCTGCAGGCCATGCAGGCGATGCTGTTCCAGTCCAACCGCCTCGTGGGCGTGCCGCTGGCGCGGCTGCTGCACGTGCGCAAGACGTACGAGGCGTGGAAGCTCGGCCGGGAGATCGACGCGCTGCTCATGGAGATCATCGACGCGCGCCGTCGGCGTCaagggaggagcggcggcagcagcaacaacaaagACCTGCTGTCGCTGCTGCTTGCCGGGAGCGGGAGCGAGTCGTCGGAGGAGCGTCGGCTGACGACGCGGGAGGTGGTGGACGAGTGCAAGACCTTCTTTTTCGGCGGGCACGAGACGACGGCGCTGGCGCTGTCGTGGACGCTGCTGATGCTGGCGGCGCACCCGGAGTGGCAGGAGGCGCTGCGGGAGGAGGTGTTGGCCGccggggcgggcggcgagggGCCCCTGGACGCTGCGTCTCTGGGGCGGCTGACGAAGATGGGGTGGGTCATGAGCGAGGTGCTGCGGCTGTACCCGCCGTCGCCCAACGTGCAGCGGCAGGCGCTGGAGGACATCAGCAGCAGCTCCGGCGTGGTGGTCCCGCGGGGCACCAACATGTGGGTGGACGTGGTGGCGATGCACCGCGACCCGGCGCTGTGGGGCGAGGACGCGCACGAGTTCCGGCCGGAGCGGTTCGCGCGGGACCCCGTGCAGGGCGGGTGCCGGCAGCGCATGGGGTTCCTGCCCTTTGGGTTCGGCGGCCGCATCTGCGTGGGGAGGAACCTGACGGCCATGGAGTACCGGGTGGTGCTGGCCATGCTGCTGCGGCGCTTCCGGCTGGAGGTGGCGCCCGAGTACAGGCACGCGCCAAGGGTCATGCTCTCGCTGAGGCCAGCCGCCGGCATCCAACTCCGGCTCACGCCCATCATCCATTGA